Proteins encoded by one window of Arachis hypogaea cultivar Tifrunner chromosome 1, arahy.Tifrunner.gnm2.J5K5, whole genome shotgun sequence:
- the LOC140179952 gene encoding uncharacterized protein — protein sequence MADFLVEVAGDPVEDTNTRWKLHVDGASNQTFGGAGIILESPAGVVYEQSIKFKFPVSNNQAEYEALIGGLTLAAEVGATRLEICSDSQIVTSQVNGSYQARDSLLQKYLEKVKDLS from the coding sequence ATGGCAGATTTTCTAGTAGAAGTAGCGGGGGATCCGGTCGAAGACACgaacacacggtggaagctccacgtagacggagcctccaaccaaacgttcgGGGGCGCCGGGATAATCCTGGAAAGCCCAGCTGGAGTCGTGTATGAACAGTCAATTAAGTTCAAATTCCCCGTTTCAAATAACCAAGCAGAGTACGAAGCCCTTATAGGAGGCTTAACCTTAGCAGCAGAAGTCGGGGCAACGAGGTTGGAGATATGCAGCGATTCGCAAATCGTCACCTCCCAAGTGAACGGGAGCTATCAAGCTAGGGACTCGCTGTTACAGAAATACTTGGAAAAAGTCAAGGACTTGAGCTGA